The proteins below are encoded in one region of Triticum aestivum cultivar Chinese Spring chromosome 1B, IWGSC CS RefSeq v2.1, whole genome shotgun sequence:
- the LOC123148374 gene encoding dnaJ homolog subfamily C member 2 → MGSKRTCLLITYSPEIVDGVPLYVSSNCLPVKASKYEPAGHSFHAVALKLRGLDEKEDTETDDRSVSSDDKSQDFSAGSDNFSSKGKKKSGSGSQQQDHYALLGLGNLRFLATEDQIRKSYRDMALKHHPDKQAALLLHETTEAAKQAKKDEIESHFKAIQEAYEVLMDPTKRRIFDSTDEFDDDIPTDCAPQDFFKVFGPAFMRNGRWSVTQPIPSLGDDATPVVDVDQFYNFWYNFKSWREFPHEDEYDLEQAESREHKRWMERQNAKIQEKAKKVEYTRVRNLVDNAYRKDPRIQRRKEQEKAEKQRRKEAKYMAKKLQEEEAARAAEEERKRKEEEAKIAAAAADIRKKLKEKEKKLLRKEKNRLRALVGQVVGESHFSLSKEDVETVCTSHDFEQLKKLCDIMEDKDTAERARLLRAALSKEENSSNTSQEEKIHANGVADSTPKSTVPQGTPKSTAPQVITLGNYEKKEKEWGKEEVELLRKAIHKYPKGTNKRWEVISEFIGTGRSADEILKATKTILLQKPDSAKAFDSFLEKRKAAPSIVSPLSTRDETAGGSTVGTGTEPSKAAEQPAASSSQAAKEKTGADPVLEEAPSATDPDAWSEAQVLAVVQALKAFPKDANQRWERVAAAVPGKTVVQCKKKIASMRSNFRTKKAE, encoded by the coding sequence ATGGGTTCTAAGAGGACTTGTCTTCTGATCACTTACTCTCCGGAGATAGTAGATGGCGTGCCTTTGTATGTGTCATCTAATTGCCTGCCTGTAAAAGCTTCCAAGTATGAACCTGCTGGTCATTCTTTCCATGCGGTCGCACTGAAGCTCCGTGGTCTTGATGAGAAAGAAGACACTGAAACTGATGATCGCAGTGTGTCATCAGATGACAAGAGCCAAGATTTTTCTGCTGGTTCAGATAACTTCAgcagcaaaggaaagaagaagtcTGGTTCTGGAAGTCAACAGCAAGATCACTATGCATTGCTTGGATTGGGCAACTTGCGGTTCTTGGCCACCGAAGATCAGATTCGGAAGAGTTACCGTGACATGGCTCTTAAACATCATCCAGACAAGCAGGCTGCTCTTCTTCTCCATGAGACAACAGAGGCAGCAAAGCAAGCAAAGAAGGATGAGATAGAGAGCCATTTCAAGGCCATACAGGAAGCTTACGAGGTCCTCATGGATCCTACCAAGAGAAGGATTTTTGACTCAACTGATGAGTTTGATGATGATATCCCAACTGACTGTGCACCGCAAGACTTCTTTAAGGTCTTCGGACCAGCCTTCATGAGGAATGGCCGATGGTCTGTTACCCAGCCGATTCCTTCTTTGGGAGATGATGCTACTCCTGTAGTGGATGTTGACCAGTTCTACAATTTCTGGTATAACTTCAAGAGTTGGAGGGAATTTCCACATGAAGATGAGTATGACTTGGAGCAAGCTGAGTCTCGTGAACACAAGAGATGGATGGAGAGGCAGAATGCGAAGATACAAGAGAAGGCCAAAAAGGTAGAGTATACGCGAGTACGTAATCTTGTTGACAATGCGTACAGGAAAGACCCAAGGATCCAGAGGAGAAAGGAGCAGGAGAAGGCTGAGAAACAGAGGAGAAAGGAGGCAAAATACATGGCCAAGAAACTGCAGGAGGAGGAAGCTGCAAGGGCTGCAGAAGAGGAAAGGAAGAGGAAAGAAGAGGAGGCGAAGATAGCCGCAGCAGCTGCTGACATTCGAAAGAAGTTGAAGGAAAAGGAGAAGAAGTTGCTACGCAAAGAGAAAAATCGCCTGCGCGCACTTGTGGGCCAGGTAGTTGGTGAGTCCCACTTCAGTCTGTCAAAGGAGGATGTTGAAACAGTATGCACATCACATGATTTTGAACAGTTGAAGAAACTCTGTGATATTATGGAGGACAAGGATACAGCTGAAAGGGCCAGGTTGCTGAGAGCTGCACTGAGCAAAGAAGAAAACTCCTCGAATACCTCACAAGAAGAGAAAATTCATGCCAATGGTGTGGCGGATTCTACTCCAAAATCCACTGTCCCACAAGGCACTCCAAAATCCACAGCCCCACAAGTCATTACACTAGGCAACTatgagaaaaaagagaaagagtGGGGAAAGGAAGAGGTTGAATTGCTTAGGAAAGCTATACATAAGTATCCGAAGGGAACTAACAAGAGGTGGGAGGTTATTTCAGAGTTTATTGGTACTGGTAGATCTGCTGACGAGATTTTGAAGGCCACGAAAACCATTCTTCTGCAGAAGCCAGACTCTGCTAAAGCTTTTGACTCGTTCCTTGAGAAACGCAAAGCAGCTCCATCTATTGTATCGCCTCTTTCCACAAGAGATGAGACGGCTGGTGGTTCAACTGTGGGAACTGGCACTGAACCATCCAAGGCGGCTGAACAACCTGCTGCCAGCAGCAGTCAGGCAGCTAAGGAGAAAACTGGTGCTGATCCTGTCCTGGAAGAAGCTCCTTCTGCAACAGATCCAGATGCCTGGTCAGAGGCCCAGGTGCTGGCCGTTGTTCAAGCTTTGAAGGCGTTTCCCAAGGATGCAAACCAAAGATGGGAGCGAGTAGCTGCTGCTGTCCCTGGTAAAACAGTGGTGCAGTGCAAGAAAAAGATTGCGTCAATGAGGTCGAACTTCCGGACCAAGAAGGCGGAGTAG